One region of gamma proteobacterium HIMB55 genomic DNA includes:
- a CDS encoding bacterial peptide chain release factor 3 (bRF-3) (PFAM: Elongation factor Tu domain 2; Elongation factor Tu GTP binding domain~TIGRFAM: small GTP-binding protein domain; peptide chain release factor 3), translating into MSDTANAINARRTFAIISHPDAGKTTITEKLLLLGSAIQVAGSVKGKRGPHATSDWMAMEQERGISVTSSVMQFPYKERTVNLLDTPGHEDFSEDTYRTLTAVDSALMVVDGAKGVEDRTIKLMNVCRLRDTPIIGFVNKLDRDIRDAIELLDEIEDVLKIEAAPINWPIGMGKFFKGVYNLYTDTIHCFEQGNGQVLPPDKRIQGLDSDEARALLDDEYDDFCDEIELVRGASHEFDKDRYLAGQQTPVFFGTALGNFGVREMLDDFVEWAPKPQHRTTQSRDVSPTEVAFSGFVFKIQANMDPKHRDRIAFVRVCSGRYEKGMKMRHVRIEKDIRIADAVSFKAGERELVESAVAGDIIGLHNHGTIQIGDTFTSGEALQFTGIPHFAPELFRKIRLSDPMKMKALQKGLQQLSEEGSTQVFSPLNSTDLIVGAVGQLQFDVVAHRLKDEYKVDAIYEPVSIYTARWLDAEDPRKLEEFRKKASDHLSEDGGGYLTYLAPTRVNLNLMQERWPDISFRETREH; encoded by the coding sequence ATGTCAGACACCGCAAACGCCATTAATGCGCGTCGAACTTTCGCCATTATCTCGCACCCAGATGCGGGTAAGACTACGATTACCGAGAAGCTGTTGTTGCTTGGTTCCGCTATTCAGGTCGCGGGTTCCGTTAAGGGAAAGCGCGGTCCTCACGCTACATCTGACTGGATGGCCATGGAGCAAGAGCGCGGTATCTCCGTCACCTCGTCGGTCATGCAGTTTCCCTACAAAGAGCGCACGGTCAATCTTTTAGATACCCCGGGGCACGAGGATTTCTCTGAGGATACGTATCGCACACTGACTGCGGTCGACTCAGCGCTCATGGTGGTTGATGGCGCGAAGGGCGTGGAAGATCGAACCATTAAGTTGATGAACGTCTGTCGATTGCGCGATACCCCGATCATTGGCTTTGTGAACAAGTTGGATCGTGATATTCGCGATGCCATCGAGCTTCTTGATGAAATTGAGGACGTATTAAAAATTGAGGCGGCGCCCATCAATTGGCCAATTGGAATGGGGAAGTTCTTCAAGGGCGTTTATAACCTCTACACCGATACCATTCATTGTTTTGAACAGGGGAACGGGCAGGTATTGCCGCCCGATAAGCGAATTCAGGGGCTGGATTCGGATGAAGCACGGGCGCTCCTCGATGATGAGTACGACGATTTTTGCGATGAAATCGAACTGGTCCGAGGCGCTAGTCATGAGTTTGACAAGGACCGCTATCTTGCCGGGCAACAAACACCCGTCTTTTTTGGAACGGCACTTGGTAATTTCGGCGTTCGCGAAATGCTCGATGATTTTGTTGAATGGGCGCCGAAACCCCAACATCGGACAACACAGTCACGCGATGTGTCACCTACCGAAGTTGCGTTTTCTGGGTTTGTTTTCAAAATCCAGGCGAACATGGATCCCAAGCACAGAGATCGCATTGCCTTTGTGCGTGTTTGTTCCGGTCGGTATGAGAAGGGCATGAAGATGCGCCATGTGCGCATCGAGAAAGATATTCGCATTGCTGATGCGGTCTCGTTTAAAGCCGGAGAGCGCGAGTTGGTAGAGTCAGCAGTGGCGGGTGACATTATCGGTCTGCACAACCATGGCACCATTCAAATAGGGGATACATTCACCTCCGGCGAGGCGCTCCAATTCACGGGTATCCCACACTTTGCGCCCGAACTTTTCCGCAAGATTCGCCTGTCCGACCCTATGAAGATGAAAGCCTTGCAGAAGGGTCTTCAGCAATTATCGGAGGAGGGGTCGACACAGGTATTCTCTCCACTCAACTCCACCGACTTGATCGTGGGTGCGGTGGGTCAGTTGCAGTTTGATGTCGTGGCACACCGATTGAAGGACGAGTACAAGGTCGACGCAATCTACGAGCCGGTCAGCATTTACACCGCCCGGTGGCTGGATGCGGAAGATCCTCGCAAGTTAGAAGAATTTCGCAAAAAAGCGTCTGATCATTTGTCGGAAGACGGTGGCGGATACCTCACTTACTTAGCGCCAACCCGCGTGAACTTGAATCTCATGCAAGAGCGCTGGCCAGATATCAGCTTCAGGGAAACGCGCGAGCATTGA
- a CDS encoding lipoate-protein ligase B (PFAM: Biotin/lipoate A/B protein ligase family~TIGRFAM: lipoate-protein ligase B), with translation MHVRELGQVPYLTTVDAMKAFTKARGADTPDELWVLEHPPVFTQGIAGKAEHLLAPGDIEVIQTDRGGQVTYHGPGQIVIYVLCDIRRAKLGVRDLVTAIETAIIDYLSALDIQAVADPKAPGVYVDGEKIAALGLKISRGCSYHGLSLNIDPDLEHFGRINPCGYAGLQVTSLARLLGDNCPGQAQAAGQLVKHLQSKLPLR, from the coding sequence ATGCATGTCAGGGAATTAGGGCAAGTACCCTATCTCACGACAGTTGATGCTATGAAGGCGTTCACCAAAGCTCGAGGTGCCGATACACCTGACGAGCTCTGGGTGCTCGAACATCCGCCTGTTTTTACGCAGGGCATAGCGGGAAAGGCAGAGCACCTGCTCGCTCCCGGTGATATCGAGGTTATTCAAACGGATCGCGGCGGTCAGGTGACCTATCACGGGCCGGGCCAAATCGTAATCTACGTGTTGTGCGATATTCGCCGAGCAAAACTTGGAGTGCGTGACCTTGTGACGGCAATTGAGACGGCAATCATTGATTATCTTTCGGCGCTGGATATTCAGGCAGTGGCCGACCCCAAAGCGCCGGGTGTGTATGTCGACGGTGAGAAAATCGCAGCGCTTGGACTGAAGATCAGTCGCGGTTGTAGTTATCACGGGCTCTCGCTGAACATAGATCCGGATTTGGAACACTTCGGTCGCATTAACCCCTGTGGCTATGCGGGGCTTCAAGTGACCTCCCTCGCGCGTCTTTTGGGTGACAACTGTCCGGGGCAGGCTCAGGCTGCAGGCCAGTTAGTGAAGCATTTACAGTCAAAACTCCCTCTGCGCTGA
- a CDS encoding hypothetical protein (PFAM: Protein of unknown function (DUF493)) has translation MTEPEAPKIEFPCSYPVKVVGRATPDYASAIRTIVERHAPELTDADIVTKSSRSGTFDSITFTIIATGEDQLSALHAELVASGRVSMVI, from the coding sequence GTGACCGAGCCCGAAGCCCCCAAAATTGAATTTCCCTGTAGCTATCCGGTTAAAGTGGTTGGGCGAGCCACGCCTGACTATGCCTCGGCGATTCGCACAATTGTCGAGCGTCACGCGCCGGAATTGACCGACGCCGATATCGTGACCAAGAGTAGCCGATCGGGCACATTTGACTCGATAACGTTCACCATCATTGCCACGGGTGAAGATCAGCTCTCAGCTCTGCATGCCGAGCTCGTCGCGTCGGGCCGCGTGTCCATGGTTATTTGA
- a CDS encoding D-alanyl-D-alanine carboxypeptidase (PFAM: D-alanyl-D-alanine carboxypeptidase; Penicillin-binding protein 5, C-terminal domain) — translation MRLSRLGRLLVLCCIGLNSSVIAAVPPAPKLPADAYFLIDATTGQVLVDYQGDLSLPPASLTKIMTSYVLAEEVDSGRASLDDIITVSRNAWSQNPTFQGSSLMWIEPGKPVSLGDLERGVVISSGNDASVAVAEHLAGTESSFVDVMNQIAADLGLDNTTYRNPHGLPHPEHRTTARDLAKLSVALINNHPEHYKIYKEKSFTYNGIKQYNRNGLLRTDSTVDGLKTGYTSEAGYGLVASAKRDDMRLVSVVLGSATRRTRTSENASLLNYGFRFFQNLRPLSAEVTLAEPKVWKGTKETVHGGVLESVVLTVPRERTEATIEVSVNEQLEAPLLRGDEIGLVTVKRDGEVLLETPLLVLDDVESGGFFKRLIDALILWFQNLVG, via the coding sequence ATGCGGTTGAGTCGTTTGGGGCGGTTATTAGTTCTGTGTTGCATTGGGTTAAATAGCTCAGTCATCGCCGCGGTTCCCCCAGCGCCGAAACTTCCGGCCGATGCGTATTTCTTGATCGACGCAACGACGGGGCAGGTACTTGTTGACTATCAAGGAGATCTCTCACTACCTCCCGCTAGCCTGACAAAGATCATGACCTCATATGTGTTGGCGGAAGAAGTCGATTCAGGCCGTGCATCGCTGGACGATATCATTACAGTCAGCCGCAATGCATGGTCACAAAACCCAACGTTTCAGGGGTCTTCCTTGATGTGGATCGAGCCGGGAAAGCCTGTGAGTTTAGGAGACCTTGAGCGCGGTGTTGTGATCTCCTCGGGCAATGATGCCTCGGTTGCCGTGGCAGAACATCTGGCGGGGACAGAATCGAGCTTTGTCGATGTCATGAACCAAATCGCTGCAGATCTTGGCCTGGATAATACGACCTATCGAAATCCCCATGGGCTGCCGCATCCAGAGCATCGAACGACGGCGAGAGATCTCGCTAAGCTCTCGGTTGCACTCATTAATAACCACCCAGAGCACTACAAAATATATAAAGAAAAGAGCTTTACCTATAACGGTATAAAGCAATACAACCGCAACGGATTATTAAGAACTGATAGCACCGTGGATGGCTTAAAAACGGGCTATACCAGTGAGGCGGGCTATGGCCTCGTCGCCTCCGCAAAGCGAGATGATATGCGCTTGGTGTCGGTAGTGCTCGGAAGTGCCACGCGACGGACCCGAACTTCGGAAAATGCGAGTTTGCTCAATTACGGATTCCGCTTTTTCCAAAATCTACGACCGCTCTCTGCCGAGGTAACCTTGGCAGAGCCCAAGGTATGGAAAGGCACTAAAGAAACGGTTCACGGCGGTGTGCTCGAGTCCGTTGTTTTGACGGTGCCGCGTGAGCGCACTGAGGCAACCATCGAGGTTAGCGTTAACGAGCAGCTAGAGGCGCCGCTCTTGCGTGGCGACGAGATCGGTCTTGTGACCGTGAAGCGCGATGGTGAAGTGCTTCTCGAAACCCCCCTTTTGGTGCTCGATGACGTTGAAAGCGGAGGCTTCTTCAAGCGCCTTATCGATGCATTGATTCTCTGGTTTCAAAATCTTGTAGGCTGA
- a CDS encoding rare lipoprotein A (PFAM: Rare lipoprotein A (RlpA)-like double-psi beta-barrel; Sporulation related domain~TIGRFAM: rare lipoprotein A) has product MRLLGAILGLAILAGCTGTKPSAVDYEPPPVSPAAVIEAVPSADPVSRMGNKSPYSVFGRQYTVMPSAKGYSEEGIASWYGMKFQGRLTSNGEVFDVYKATAAHKSLPLPSFVRVTNLENNSSMIVRVNDRGPFVDDRLIDVSYGVAVRLGFADQGTTRVRLEYIDVSGTDDWRTTEPTIYRQLQLGAYEQRSSAEGLAEAVRELVGSAIPVDVSEVLSSDQRTVYRVRLGPVEGADSTKQLDRIQMQLRDNGFPEGQRLP; this is encoded by the coding sequence GTGAGGCTCCTCGGGGCAATTCTAGGACTTGCGATCCTTGCGGGTTGCACAGGCACCAAGCCCAGTGCTGTGGATTACGAGCCGCCGCCGGTATCTCCAGCGGCTGTCATCGAGGCGGTGCCCTCGGCTGACCCTGTGTCGCGAATGGGTAATAAGAGCCCCTACAGTGTTTTTGGGAGACAATACACTGTGATGCCCTCTGCTAAAGGCTACAGCGAGGAGGGCATTGCCTCATGGTATGGCATGAAGTTCCAAGGCAGGCTCACCTCAAACGGCGAGGTGTTTGATGTTTACAAGGCGACCGCCGCTCACAAATCGCTGCCGCTTCCGAGCTTCGTGCGAGTGACCAATCTAGAAAACAATTCATCGATGATTGTTCGGGTAAATGATCGAGGACCGTTCGTTGATGACAGATTGATTGACGTATCTTACGGGGTGGCGGTTCGCCTGGGGTTTGCGGATCAGGGCACCACGCGTGTTCGTCTTGAGTACATTGATGTATCTGGGACGGATGACTGGCGAACTACTGAGCCTACGATTTACCGGCAATTGCAATTAGGCGCTTACGAACAAAGGAGCTCGGCTGAGGGGCTGGCTGAAGCGGTGAGAGAGTTGGTGGGGTCTGCGATACCGGTCGATGTCTCCGAAGTATTATCTTCGGACCAAAGAACAGTTTACAGGGTGCGATTGGGGCCAGTTGAGGGTGCAGACAGCACCAAACAACTCGACCGTATCCAGATGCAGCTACGTGACAATGGATTTCCAGAAGGGCAACGATTGCCTTGA